TTCTTCGAGGGATGTCGGAGCGCCGTAGACCATCAGCGAAGAGTCATCGGCCGAAAGATGAATCTTAAGGTTGTCGTGGTCGAGTTCGTTCTGGATGCGGGTGACGGCGTGTTCAATCGGTTTGCGGATATCCACAGGCTGGAAGGCCGGTTTGGGCGGGTTGGCAAATTCGTTGATTTTATCAACAATCTGGTTGAGCCGGTCAACTTCATGATTGACCTCTTTGCTGAATTCAGCGCGGAAATCGGGATCTTCGTAACGTTCCGGAAGCATTTGTGAAAAAGTTTTAATGGCCACGAGCGGGTTGCGTATTTCGTGGCTCATGCTGGAGGCGAGTTCGTTCCAGAAAGAGGCGCGTTCAAGCTGCTCTTCTTTTTCCTGCAGCAGTTTTGCGCCGGTAATATCGCGGAGCATCATCATGGCTCCGACGCAACCTGCGTTGTCTGTGAGGCACCGGGTCTCGGCAGATACGGTAAGTTTGGTTCGGTTGTCGGTCCATTCAGTAACGTCGTGCGCGGTCTGGTTTCCGATGGTTCTTCGGAACAAGTCTGCAATACGGGAACCGAGTGTTTCAACCCGCCGGCCGATGATGTCTGTTTCTTCCGGTTTGAGTATTTCTCGTGCGCTGGAGTTGAACCAGCGTATGGTGGCTTTTTCATCGCACGCCACAATGCCGAAGGGGATTGAGTGCAGGACCGTTTCCGCGAGAGCTTTCTGGAGGGCGGTTTCTTCGTATTGGAACGCTTTTTCAAGGGTGGTGGATATATGGTCAGCAAGTCCGGTGAGATCTTCGAGGTCGGCGACCTCGAAAGGAATGCCGGTGGAGCGCTGACCAACGAAGATCCAGCCCTTAATTCGGCCGGCGGCATAAATGGGAATGATGATCTCACCACCGAGGGAGTCGAGCATCTGCTTGAGCATGGCCCGTTCCTGGGGATCGGCAATGTTCTCAAGGGTTTTTCGCGATACCAGATGGGTATTCATTTCCAGCCATCGAATGAACGCATCGTGCGGATGGATGCTCAGTTGTTCTGTGGCGGCTAGGCAGCGGGTGCCTGCCTGGAATATATAGTCGGCCTGCGGGTCGGGCTGAATGAAGATACCGGCCCGCGACACCCGTGCGGTGGCCACAAGGCCTTCCACAACACTTTCGAACAGGGCATCAACGTTGTCGAAGTTGCGCTGGGCTTTGGAGAAATTCTGAAGTGGTGCTGAAAAAAAACTGCGCGGTTGTGGCCGCTGCTCGCTTTTACGGGCATTCAGCTTGGTGAGCTCTTCTTCCAGAATGCGGGTTTTCTGACGGAGCATCTGGCATTCAATGGCCTGTTTCAGCAGGGCTTGTAGTGCACGGCGTTCCGGCTCGAAAGAGGTTCTGGCGAAGGGCTCGAGCAATTCGGCTGCGAGCATAGGGTCGGAGCGGTCGGTTCCGATAACGATAATGATGGTGGTTGGCCGCTCGCGGCGCAGCATGGAGAGGACATCGAGACAGTTGGGTGCCCGTAGATCCGCCAGCAGTACGGTATCGCCGAACTGTTGAAACCATTGTTCGAGTTCAGTTTGTTCTTCCAGCTGCTGGATCGCCGTGATGGAGGAGGCCACGCGGATGAAGCGCGAGGTCAGTTCTTCGTCGCGGGAATAAAGAAGGCTGGAGGGGAGTGTTCTCATCCGGCAACTTTCTCCTCAAGCAACGGCATGTAGAGATAAAATGTTGTGCCTCTTCCCGGTTCGCTGTCGACTTCAATGACGCCGTGATGCTCGCTGATGATTCCGTGCGCAACGGAGAGCCCCATTCCGGTACCCTCACTTTTGCTGGTAAAGAACGGATCGAAGATTTTCTGGAGATTCTCGCGGGCAATGCCTTTGCCGTTATCAGTGATTTGAATTCGGATACATTTCCGGGTAACGGCGCGGTCCGGTGTATCTCCGTTGGCAAAGCGATAGGCGCAGTTGAGGGTGCCGACGGTCAGGGTTCCATTTTCACCGATGGCATCGATGGCATTCAAAGCAAGGTTGATGAAGGCCTGTGAAAGCAGCTTGGCATCCCCAAAAATATCCGATTTATCCGCTTTGCAGTTGTTTTTCAGTTTGATGTTGTTCTGGGACAGTTGCTCATGAATCAGCTTGAGAGTCTGATCAACGGTCTCCTGCACATCCATGGGGACAAGGTGAGGCTTTGCGGGTTTTGAAAAACTGAGCAGTTCGTTAACGATACCATCAATACGCTCCACCTCATGGGCAACCAGCGAGGAGAAATCCTTGCGGAAATCTTCGTCGTTATAGCGGCGGGGCAACAGCTGGGTGAAGGTTTTAATGGTTACGAGCGGATTTTTTATTTCATGTGCCATACCGGCGGCCAGCGTGCCTACACTGGACAGCTGGTCGGACCGGCGCACCTGTTCTTCCAGTGCCTTGAGTTCTGTGATGTCGGTGAAGACCAGCAGTGCTCCCATAGGTTTGCCGTCATGCCCAAAAAGAAAGGCGGAGCTTATACGGATATATTTTGGGAAATCCTCGCTGTCTTCGTCAGGATAAAGCGTTGCGTCAATGTTGCGGACACCGTTTTCATTCTCGAGCGTGACTTCGAGAGCCAGATGAATTTCCCGTGGCAATACGGCAATATTTTCGCCGATGGCATTTTTTTCACCGATGCCGGTGATTTTCTGTGCTTCGTTGTTAAAGAGTGTGATTTTGCGGTTCGGGCTCGCTACCACAACGCCGCTGGCCAGCTGATCCAGCATGATCTCATTCTGGATCTTGCTATCCTGCATGGCGGTATAAAGCCGCGCATTTTCAAGAGCAACAGCAAACTGATTGCAGAGGATTTGAAGGGTATCCTGTTCTATTTTGTCATAGATCTGATTTTTGTTTTTTGGAGCGAGTAAAATCAGGCCAATGATCTGGGATTTTGAATATATTCCTGCGGCGACAGAGACCTCATAACAATTTAATGATTTTATTGCTGAGCATATTTCTGAAGTTTGCCGGATACGGGTTAAATGGTCAGAACTGATCGGTTCGTGGATCTTTTTCAGTAATGATGTTATGGGGTTGTCTGCGGGGAGCTGAAATTTTAATTCTGGCGATATATCAGTTTCCACATATTGATTATTTTGTTTGATGAGAATATGCAGTTTATCTGTTTTGTATGCCTCAGAAAGTAAAGCGTAAAAGTGTTGTAGTAAAGCGGCACTCGTAGTAACCGATTGGAATATTTCTCCAGCTTCTTTCAGGACACTTTGAACATTGAAAATATTAAAGGGTGTAAATATTTTTTCCGTAGCCCTGAGGAAGCGCTGTCGCGCGGGCAGCATGCAGAAAGCAACTGTTAGAGTTGAAATAAAATGACTGGGTCCAGCCAGACCGATCCCTAATAGTTCAAATAGCGTGCTCGCCACGTAAAATGTCAAATAATACACTATCCCCAAGAAAACAACGACCAGCGCATATGCAGATATACGCTGAAGAAGAGCTGATACAGTAAGAATACGGTGTACTGAGATGCCATATGCCACAATCCCGGAAACAGTGAGAACACTTCCTGCGTTGGCAACAGGTACCGAATTAGCAGATTGGGTAATGAGTCCGACGATAGTTCCTAAAAAAATTCCCACTACTAGTCCGGAAAGACAGGCGAAGATTAAGAAGTCCAGCTCGAGACGTTTTGATCCTTGAAGGGTTTTTCTGTCTTTTATTACATTAATACTTAAAGCAAAAATTGATCCCAGCATGTATATTAAGAAGAAGATAAAGGCTGGCCCGTAGTTGGGCTTGGCAATATTAATACTATTCTCAGGGTTGGGAAATTCAACCGATTCTGTAAAGGCAGGGAGGAAGCATAGTGCGACTGCGATAAAGTTTAGAAGGAGTTGATATTTGCATCGGTTGCTGATTTGTCTTCTAGATGCATTTGGAAATTTAATGGCCAATCTTAGTAACTGAAATGATGTTGGTAAGCATGATGAGATAGCTGAGGCTAGGTTTATATGAAAAATAGCTTGCGATTCTTCTGAAGAGTTTAATATTAGAATGTTGGCACACAGCCAAAGGACCATAAGAAATGCGGAAAGCAAGAAGGCCTGATTCACTCGACGATGTCTATTGGTGAAATAAACAATAACCCCTAGACAGAGATTGGCTGATAGTGCCAAAAATAAAATAAAGGTAAGTATAATCATGCTATACTTTCCCTAATATCAGGGAACTGTTTACCCCCCCGGTTCCATGGCTATTGATCAGCGAAAAATCGGCAACCGTTAATCGTTCTGATCTTGCTACAAAGTCAAGGTCGCACATTGGATCAGGAGTTTCCAAATTGGTTGTCGGCGGAATAGTGCTGTTCTTTAAGCTTAAGGCGGTCATGATCGACTGTATTGCCCCTCCTGCCGCTAAAGGATTCCCTGTTGATCCTTTTATTGAGGTTGTCGGAATGTGTTGAGCTTGAATGCCAAATACGTTTTTGATGGCCTGCACTTCGGAAATGTCTAAAAAGGGATCGCTGGACCCGTGGGCATTTATGCTGTTTATATCCGAAGGTAGTATAGAGGAGTTTTCTATTGCCATTTTCATGCTTCGTTCAAGTCCGACTGCCGGTAATGAGTTGATATTGCTTGAGGCCCCATATCCTAAGATTTCTGCATATGGCGATTTCCCCCGGTTTAGAGCATGATCATATGATTCGAGCACAAGCACTCCCGAACCTTCCGCGATCACACCGCCTGATCGCATAGAGTCGAATGGTCTGCTCATTTTTTCAGGGGGTAGGTTCGTGTTGTCGGCGAGCATGCCGGCAAACCCAAGTCCTGTAACGACCGACGGTATAATAACTGCATCCGTTCCTCCAACAATAGCAGTGTCACAAATCCCTTCGCGGATTAAGCGCGCACCTTCGGCAACTGCATCTAATCCACCGGTGCAGCTGTTGGATATGACTGAAATTTTTGTCTCTATGCCCAGCATAGAACTGATAAAACTTGGAGCGATAACATGAACGCATGCTGAAACAGTAGGCAGGCCTTTCGTAATGCCTTTGTCGACTAAACGACGAGTATGTTGTTCGACTAAATCAAGCCCGCCTAAACTGATCCCTAAAACGATGGGAAGAGAATCAATCTCCTTCAGGTTCTCAGAGTCTAATTTAGCATCTTTTAGGGCCATTACTGTTGCTGCAGCTGCCAATTGAGTATTTCGGCTTTGTCGTTTGGGTTTTAATGATCGATCGATAAAGTCTTCAGGTTTGAATCCGGTAACTTCTCCTGCAATTTTCCAAGGAATGTCTGAGGCATCAAACTGGGTGATGGGCCCGATGCCGGATTCGCCGGCGAGGAGAGAGTTCCAGAAGGCGTCTTTGCCAATGCCATTGGCGGCGAGCACTCCAACGCCGGTTACTACCACTCTGTTTTTGCCGATCACGCGTTTCTGTCCCCTTATCTAGATTTAAGCGTATCCTTATGTAGCGGAATCGGGTGTCGGCCGCAATCATAGATGATAAGTCTGTATATATATTGGTGTACAATTTTGTACATCAAATATCAATATGTAGTATATATCAAGTGTTTTTATACAACCTGTAGGTAAAAAATATAGGTGACCAATGGCATATCAAATGCTACAAACAGCCCGGTTTTTTAATGGCCATTTATAGAGGGGTACATATGAACAAGAATCACAAGCTATTTGTGTCTGGGATCTGCGCTGGGCTTTTTGTGTTGTCTCGCGCTGTTATGGCGGACGGCTACCGCAATCCGCCGCCGACCGCCGAGGGGATTGCAAAATCGGGCGTGAATTCGGTGTGGGTGGATGATGCCTCGGCGATTTCCTATAACCCGGCCAATCTGGCCTTTCAGACCAATCAGTCTTTTGTGCTTTCGACAACCTTTGCCCGCACGGAAAACACATATCAGAACCCGTTGGCACCTAATGCTTTTGAGTCGGATGGGGAGTGGAATTATCTGCCAAATATATACTACGCTCTACCTTTGGGGGATCGGTGCTCGGTGGGCTTAGGGATTAATACTCCCTATGGGCAGGGGCTCTCTTGGGATAAAGATGACTTCGCACCATTTGTCACTGCGCCGGGTGTTTTTGTGCCCTACGAAGCTCAGATGATGATGATCAATTTCAATCCAACGGTTGCGGCAAAACTAACTGACACTCTGGCGCTTGGAGCCGGTCTGAATGTAGCTTATTCCCAACTTACCCTTAAAGCTTTGCAGGGGACTCCGGGGCCGACTGTTGAGGTTGAAGGTGAGGGTGACGGCTGGGGAGTTGGGGCAAACCTTGGTTTGACCTGGAATCCTGTGGAAGGGCAGCGTTTGACGCTGACCTACCGAAACCAAATGCAGATCGACTATGAGGGTGATTTTAAAGTAGACGGTGCGGGAGCCGGAACCTTTGAAACTGAAATCAAGCTACCCAACATCATTGGTGTTGGGTATGGATTTGCCTTGAACGACAAAGTGCAGATTGAAGCATTGGTGGAGTGGCTGCAGTGGTCTTTGAATGATTCGCAGAAGCTTGTGGCGGGAGCTCCGGCCCCTGATCTTGAAAACAACTGGGATGACACGTTCACCTTCGGTATTGGCGGCAGCTGGCAGGCGCTGGATTCGTTGGTTGTTCGTGCGGGCTATGCCTTCATTCCGAGCCCGATTCCAGATGAAACCATTACGCCGCTATTGCCGGATGCGGATCGTCATGCCGTCAGTTTCGGCTTGGGGTATACCCGCGGCGCTCACACGATTGATCTGGCTTATACGGTTAGTATTTATGAAGATCGCAGTGCTCCGGTTTCCAATCTGAGCGGAGCGGGCATTTATGATATTGATTCCAACCTGATTGGTCTGACATACTCTATTGCGTTTTAGGGAATTCTCATGATCGCTGATTGCAAGGACAAAAAAGGTAAGGTACTGGTCATTGATGATGAACGCGGACCGCGTGAAAGTCTGCGTATGGTGCTGAAGTATGATTACGATATGGTGCTCGCGGAGCGGGTCGATGCCGGAATTAATGCTCTGCGAGAACATAATCCGGATCTGGTCATCATGGATATCCGCATGCCTGAAAAAAGCGGTATTGAAGGGTTGCAAGAGATCCGCGAGATCAATCCGAATGTCTCGATTGTGATGCTCACGGGTTATGGAGATCTAGAGACGGCGCAGCAGGCTATCCGTTACGGAGCAAATGATTATCTCCAAAAGCCGTTTGATACCGATGAGATTCAGGCGGTAGTTAAAAAATATGTGGACCGAACCAAGCTGAATTCCCGCAAAAAACAGGCGCAGGAAGAGCTGAATAAAATGACGCAGTCACTCAGCCGCGAAGTGGGAAAGACGAACAAGCTGACTTCGCTCGGAGCGGCCTCTTCCGAGCTGGTTCGTGACTTGCGCAATCCGCTGACGATCATTCGCGGTTATCTGGATCTGCTGAATTATGAACTGAAGGAAAAGCGCGATTCCACTTCGGATGAAATGAGTGAGTATCTTGATCAGATCGAACGGAATGTGGAACGCTGTGCAGAACTGGTGGAATCCTGGCGCGCACTGGGCCGATTCGATTTTTCCCAGATGCAACGGGTGAATTTGCCGAAGCTGATGAACGATTGTTTTCGGGATGCGGCTGCACACTCTGAAATCTCTTTTTCGGTTCAGGTTGATGGTGCTGAAGATCAGTATGAAATGTTGGGTGAGCGACTGCAGATCAAGCGGGCGCTGCAGAATCTGATCGATAATGCGGTTACCGCAGTTGATAGCGAGTTTGCTCCGGGCATTACGGTTGAATTTTCTCTTTCGAACTCAGACATCGATCTGAAAGTGAAAGATAACGGATGCGGTGTGGACACTTCCACACTGCGTTGGATCTTTGAACCTTTTGATAATACTGCGACCATTGAAAAAGGGGCAGGCCTAGGTCTGTTCATCACCAAGAAGGTGCTTGAAGAGCACCGCGGGTCGCTCGTCTTTGAGAGTCGTGTTGGAGAGGGCAGTATTGTATCGGTCCGCGTACCTCAGGCCCACACGGCTCTCGGCTATTTTTCCAGTCCTGCTTCACTGGCACAGGCCTGATCTGACTCATGTCTGTACATTCCGCCATCGAAGCTTGGGAAGCCCAATTGGGTGCGGATGCGGTTATTCACGATATCCAGGCCTTGGAAAAGTATACGCGCAGCGTGTGTGCCTCTGAGCGACAGGTTGTTGCCGTCCTCAAACCGGTAAGTCACGAGCAGGTCGAACAGATTATCGAGGCGGCAAATGCCCATCGCGTTCCGCTCTATCCCATCAGTCGGGGCAAGCAGTGGGGTATGGGTTCGAAACTTCCAGTTCGCGACGGTGTTGCAATTGTCGACCTTTCAGGACTGGACCGAATCCTTGAAATCAACGAGCAGTTTCACTATGCCGTCGTCGAGCCCGGTGTGACCCAGCGACAGCTGCTGGATCATATCGCTGAAAATCAGCTTGATCTGATGCTCAATGTTACAGGGTCAACCTCCGATACCAGCCTCATCGGAAATGCAATGGACCGCGGCGTCGGGTATTTTGATACGCGGGCGCATGGAATCTCCAACATGCGGATTGTTCTGGGGAACGGAGCAACCATACAGACCGGATTCGGCCATTTTGAACATGCACAAACGCAGAATCTTTACAGGCATGGGGTCGGTCCCTCGCTCGATGGGTTGTTTCCGCAGGGAAACTTCGGTATTGTTACGTCCGCCTGCATCGATCTGATGCCTAAGCCTGAAGAGCATCTGGCCGTCATTGTAAAAATTGATGTGGAGGAGAAACTGCCTTTACTTGTTGATACGCTCAAAGCTCTTCGTTCCCGGGGGATTTTTACCACGATTGCGCATATCGGAAACCGGGAGCGTTCCTATATTACCCTTGCGCCGTTGTTGTACGAACAACTGTTGAAAAACGGTGAGCCGGAAAGCGAGGCCACGCGCAGTAAAACGATTCGGCTTCTGGAAGATGGCGGCTTCGGGCCGTGGAGTGCTGCGATCGGCGTGCTTGGAACCAAAGCGCAGCTCAAGTTAGCGCGACGTGAGCTTAAAAAAGCATTTTCAGGATTTGCAAAGACCATGTTTCTGAATGATGCATTGGTTGCTTCGGCAGAAAAATATTTGTCAAAATTTTCGTTTTTTCCTGCGCTGAAAACGCAACTGATGATGTTACGGGCCGTGAAACCGGTTTACGGTTACACCGGCGGCCGTGCAACCGATAAATCGCTGTGTTCGGTTTTCTGGGCGGCTGGCGATTTTCAGCGATTGGAAGAGCCGAACCCCGACGATTCTGATTCCGGTATTCTGTTCTGCCTGCCCATTTTTCCCGCCTCTGGAAAAGAAGTGGCTGAGGGGGTTGAAGAAACCCGAAAAATCTTTTCGGCGCATGGCTTCGAAGCGGCCATCACGGTTAATCTGATGGATACTAAGGCGATGGAGGGGGTTGTCAGCCTTTCCTTCAACCGGACGGATAAAAAGCAGACTGCCCGGGCGCAGGCCTGTATTCAGGCGATGGAAACCCGATATATGGAAATGGGCTATCCGCCCTACCGCGTCGGGATCAATTCGATGCACCAGGTCGTACATGAAAATGATCCGTTCTGGCAAACCATCCGCGATCTAAAATCAGCACTCGATCCCAATGGAATCATAGCCCCCGGCCGATACAACCTTATTTAGCTTTTCCTGAACGGCAAAACTCCCGTCAGTCCATGCAAGGTTGGCAATTCGTATTGTAAAAGATTCAGTTCCTGCTAATCTGCTAACAGCATGGAAACGCTGGGGAGTGTTGTATGACGGGGAGGGGTGCCATCTGTATTCTGATTGCCTATCTGCTTGGTGGAATCTGTAGCGGATATTGCCCGGTTAGCCTGAAGACGAGGACCGATATCTGTGAGGTCGGAAGCGGGAGAGTCGGAGCACGCAATGTCGGTCGGATTCTGGGCCGGCCGGGTTTTTCGGCTGCCTTGGCGGCAGATGCGCTGAAAGGCTTTGTCGCTGTTCTTCTTGCGCAAAATTCGGAACTTCCCGAAGCAGTGGTTTTTCTGGTTCTGGTGTCAGTTGTTGCGGGGCATGTCTGGCCGGTTTTTATTCAATTTCGCGGGGGGCGGGGTATTGCCCCGGCGATCGGAGCTTATCTTGCGTTCGACGTGATAATTGCCCTGCTTCCTCTCGGTCTTGCCCTCTTGTTGATGCTTTTCCGCCAGAGTTTTATCCTCAGCGGTCTGGCCGCTTTTCTGATTCTTCCGAGCGTGGCTTATGCTCTTGTAATGCCCGCCCATTGTGTTGCTGCGCTTACAACGGTTGCGGCGATTATACTTTTTACTCACCGCGACCGGATTCGGAAGGAATTTGCGGCGGCCCAGCCGCGGAAGGAGGCATAAATGGGACTACTCGCCGGATTTATCTATAAGGTTGCACGGGAAGACTGGGAAATAGAGGCGGTTGACGCACTCAATTATAAAACATTCGTGGAAGAAATCCCCCAGCATGAGGCCAATCCGGAGCGTAAGCTGAGAGATAGGTTTCATGAGGAAAACACCTATATAATCTGTGTTCATGAAGATCAGCGCGTGCTGGCCGGAATGATTGCCTTCCGTAATAAGCGTCCGTTTTCACTCGATAAAAAACTGGAGAATCTGGATTCCTATTTGCCGCCGGACCGCTCGCTCTGTGAAATCCGTTTGTTGGCGGTTGAAGAGGAATTCCGTTATACCCGGATCTCGCAGGGCCTGATTGCGACGCTGGTGCAGCATGCGATTGACTGCGGGCACGATCTGGCCGTCATTTCCGGTACTGTGCGGCAAATCAAACTCTATAAATTCCTAGGGTTCATTTCATTCGGTCCGCTGGTCGGTATCGAGAAGGCGCAGTATCAGCCGATGTATCTCACGCTCGAAGCATACAAAGGTCTGAAAACGCGCTCCCGTTCTTTCGCGATAGATGAGCCGGAGCTCGCCACCGATGATACCATGCTATTCAATTTTCTGCCCGGTCCGGTAGATTTCGGGAAACAGGTGGTGGAGGTTTATAAAGAAAAACCGAGTTCGCACCGCGGGAATGATTTTGTAAACGATTTTCAGAACAGCCGGAAACTGCTGTGCGAGCTGGTCGGATCCCGGCAGGTGCAGATTCTGATGGGACCGGGAACACTCGCCAATGATGCGGTAGCGGGCCAGTTATCGCTGTTGTGTTCCACCGGTCTGATTCTGGTGAGCGGCGAATTCGGCCATCGCCTCACCAAAAATGCCAACGGGGCGAAGCTGTTTTTCCATACTCTGGAAATCCCGGAAGGGGAATCCTTCTCCCGAAAAATGATCGAACAGCAGTTTAAGCAACATCCTGAAATCGACTGGGTTTGGGCGACGCATTGCGAAACGTCAACGGGAGTTCTGCATGATATCGAAATGCTTCAGAGCGTTTGTGAAGCCCACGAAGCAAAGCTGTGTCTGGACTGCATCAGTTCACTCGGCACAGTTCCGGTGGACCTTTCTGGGGTCTATCTGGCCTCGGGAACCAGTGGAAAAGGGCTGGCTTCCATTTCCGGACTCTGCATGGTGTTTCATAATCACGATCTGCAGCCGGAACCGGATGATCTGCCGTGTGTACTGGATCTGGGAATTTATCAGAAACAGGCGGGAATTCCGTTTACCATTCAATCCAATCTGGTCTATGCCCTGCTCGCAGCACTGCAATCACACGACTGGAAAAAACGTTTTGCGGATGTGCGCGACTGGTCTGCCAGTATCCGGCGGAAACTGGCCGAAATCGACGCCCCGATTCTGGCACCGGATTCCTGTGCGATGCCGGCCGTGGTTACCATTGCTTTGCCGGAAATGCACTCCTCGGAGCGTATCGGTGATAAACTAAAAGAGCATG
This region of Pontiella agarivorans genomic DNA includes:
- a CDS encoding GNAT family N-acetyltransferase, with amino-acid sequence MGLLAGFIYKVAREDWEIEAVDALNYKTFVEEIPQHEANPERKLRDRFHEENTYIICVHEDQRVLAGMIAFRNKRPFSLDKKLENLDSYLPPDRSLCEIRLLAVEEEFRYTRISQGLIATLVQHAIDCGHDLAVISGTVRQIKLYKFLGFISFGPLVGIEKAQYQPMYLTLEAYKGLKTRSRSFAIDEPELATDDTMLFNFLPGPVDFGKQVVEVYKEKPSSHRGNDFVNDFQNSRKLLCELVGSRQVQILMGPGTLANDAVAGQLSLLCSTGLILVSGEFGHRLTKNANGAKLFFHTLEIPEGESFSRKMIEQQFKQHPEIDWVWATHCETSTGVLHDIEMLQSVCEAHEAKLCLDCISSLGTVPVDLSGVYLASGTSGKGLASISGLCMVFHNHDLQPEPDDLPCVLDLGIYQKQAGIPFTIQSNLVYALLAALQSHDWKKRFADVRDWSASIRRKLAEIDAPILAPDSCAMPAVVTIALPEMHSSERIGDKLKEHGVLISYRSDYLLERNWIQACMMGAEHKPAEKFIRLLRKELGA